The following coding sequences lie in one Seriola aureovittata isolate HTS-2021-v1 ecotype China chromosome 5, ASM2101889v1, whole genome shotgun sequence genomic window:
- the LOC130169770 gene encoding UDP-glucuronosyltransferase 2A2-like produces MYRTALVALAVLLCSAPPVNGGKVLVFPVDGSHWVNMKVIIEELHSRGHEITVLRPSDTWYIKPESPHYKSITINSSAGFDEKRFGSFVTTMLNLRREGASLWTRMSLEYELITQFYQMHKKVLEMVGDIFDNPELMQSLHDAKYDMVLTDPAIGGGVLLAHRLALPLVFNVRWTIQGEGHQAIAPSPLSYVPLPGIELTDKMTFTQRLKNFLYYFFTCFQIWYVTDSNYKPFVHRYFGSDVHYMELFQAADIWLMRNDFTFEFPRPTMPNVVYMSGFQCKPSKPLSKELEDFVQSSGEHGVVVMTLGTLVAKLPEDVAEDIAAGFAQLPQKVIWRYQGKRPSTLGNNTLLLDWLPQNDLLGHPKTRVFVAHGGTNGMQEAIYHGVPLVGLPLMFDQHDNFFRMKARGVAKVLDIATLNKDNFLEALEEVLYEPSYREKMTTLSNLHRDQPMKPLDRAIFWIEFVMRHKGAPHLRTESYRMSRIQYYSIDVVAFLLAVSLLVFTVFISATKFLWRRVFSRSKVKKE; encoded by the coding sequence ATGTACCGAACTGCCTTGGTAGCGCTCGCagtgctgctctgctctgcgcCCCCGGTGAATGGAGGGAAGGTCTTGGTGTTCCCTGTAGATGGGAGCCACTGGGTCAACATGAAAGTCATCATCGAGGAGCTCCACTCCAGAGGCCACGAGATCACAGTGCTGCGGCCGTCAGACACCTGGTACATCAAGCCAGAGTCGCCTCACTACAAGTCCATCACCATAAACTCCTCCGCTGGTTTCGATGAGAAACGCTTCGGGTCATTTGTCACCACGATGCTGAACTTGCGACGGGAAGGCGCGTCACTCTGGACGCGGATGTCTCTGGAGTACGAACTGATCACCCAGTTCTATCAAATGCATAAGAAGGTGCTTGAGATGGTGGGGGACATATTTGACAATCCTGAATTGATGCAGAGCCTCCACGATGCCAAGTATGATATGGTTCTGACAGATCCAGCGATCGGCGGAGGGGTTCTTCTGGCTCACCGTCTGGCTCTTCCACTTGTCTTTAATGTGAGGTGGACTATTCAGGGTGAGGGGCATCAAGCGATTGCACCATCCCCCCTCTCCTATGTCCCTTTACCAGGGATAGAGCTGACTGACAAGATGACATTTACCCAGCGGCTCAAGAACTTCCTGTACTACTTCTTTACATGTTTTCAAATTTGGTACGTCACAGACTCGAACTACAAACCTTTTGTCCATCGTTACTTCGGCAGCGACGTACATTACATGGAGCTGTTCCAGGCAGCAGACATCTGGCTGATGAGGAACGATTTTACCTTTGAGTTCCCGCGACCGACGATGCCAAACGTCGTCTACATGTCAGGATTTCAGTGCAAACCCTCCAAGCCCCTGTCCAAAGAACTGGAGGATTTCGTGCAGAGCTCTGGGGAACATGGCGTCGTTGTTATGACGCTGGGAACCCTGGTGGCAAAACTTCCGGAGGACGTCGCCGAGGACATCGCAGCTGGTTTCGCCCAACTTCCTCAGAAGGTGATCTGGAGGTACCAAGGCAAAAGGCCGTCCACCCTCGGCAACAACACCTTACTCCTGGACTGGCTGCCTCAAAACGACCTCCTGGGTCACCCCAAGACCCGAGTGTTTGTGGCCCACGGAGGCACCAATGGAATGCAGGAGGCCATCTACCACGGCGTCCCCCTGGTCGGCCTGCCCCTCATGTTCGACCAACATGACAACTTCTTCAGAATGAAAGCAAGAGGCGTGGCCAAAGTCCTGGACATCGCAACCCTGAACAAAGACAACTTCCTGGAGGCGCTGGAGGAGGTGCTCTATGAGCCGAGCTACAGGGAGAAGATGACGACACTGTCCAACCTCCACAGAGACCAGCCCATGAAACCACTGGATCGCGCCATTTTCTGGATTGAGTTCGTCATGAGGCACAAGGGCGCTCCGCACCTCAGGACAGAGTCTTATAGGATGTCCAGGATCCAGTACTACTCGATCGACGTGGTGGCATTTCTGCTGGCTGTTAGTTTGCTagtatttactgtttttatctcCGCAACAAAGTTTTTGTGGCGCAGAGTGTTTTCTAGAAGCAAAGTCAAGAAAGAATGA